In the genome of Nocardia sp. NBC_00416, one region contains:
- the rpsE gene encoding 30S ribosomal protein S5, which translates to MPGRQRGHGGNGPAGQNSNAPDGGRGDRRGGGDRRGGDRRNDAAEKNQLERVVAINRVSKVVKGGRRFSFTALVIVGDGNGLVGVGYGKAKEVPAAIQKGVEEARKGFFRVPMIGSTIVHPVQGEAAAGVVMLRPASPGTGVIAGGAARAVLECAGIHDILAKSLGSDNAINVVHATVAALKMLQRPEEVAARRGLPLEDVAPAGMLRARAGQGV; encoded by the coding sequence ATGCCGGGACGTCAGCGCGGCCACGGCGGAAACGGACCCGCCGGACAGAACTCCAACGCCCCCGACGGGGGACGCGGTGACCGCCGGGGCGGTGGCGACCGCCGGGGCGGCGACCGCCGTAACGACGCGGCCGAGAAGAACCAGCTCGAGCGCGTAGTCGCCATCAACCGTGTCTCCAAGGTGGTCAAGGGTGGTCGGCGCTTCAGCTTCACCGCTCTGGTCATCGTGGGTGACGGCAACGGTCTGGTCGGCGTCGGCTACGGCAAGGCCAAGGAAGTTCCCGCGGCCATCCAGAAGGGTGTCGAGGAAGCGCGCAAGGGCTTCTTCCGCGTCCCGATGATCGGCTCCACCATCGTCCACCCGGTACAGGGCGAAGCGGCGGCCGGTGTGGTCATGCTGCGTCCGGCCTCCCCGGGTACCGGTGTGATCGCCGGTGGCGCCGCGCGTGCGGTGCTGGAATGCGCGGGCATCCACGACATCCTGGCCAAGTCGCTCGGTAGCGACAACGCGATCAACGTCGTGCACGCGACCGTTGCCGCGCTCAAGATGCTGCAGCGTCCCGAAGAGGTCGCGGCCCGTCGTGGTCTGCCGCTCGAGGACGTCGCTCCCGCGGGCATGCTGCGTGCCCGTGCCGGACAAGGAGTCTGA
- the rpmD gene encoding 50S ribosomal protein L30, with amino-acid sequence MADLKVTQIKSSIGAKQNQRDSLRTLGLRGIRKSVVRQDTAQNRGLINVVRHLVTVEEV; translated from the coding sequence ATGGCAGATCTCAAGGTGACCCAGATCAAGAGTTCGATCGGCGCCAAGCAGAATCAGCGGGACAGTCTGCGCACTCTCGGCCTGCGGGGCATCCGCAAGTCGGTGGTCCGTCAGGACACTGCCCAGAACCGTGGGCTGATCAATGTCGTGCGCCACCTCGTAACAGTTGAGGAGGTCTGA
- the rplO gene encoding 50S ribosomal protein L15, with product MTIKLHHLRPAPGAKTDKTRVGRGEGSKGKTAGRGTKGTKARKNVPASFEGGQMPLHMRLPKLKGFNNPFRVEYQVVNVGAIAELFPQGGTIGKAELVEAGAVRKNQLVKVLGEGEISVAVQISADKFSGSAKEKITAAGGTATELG from the coding sequence ATGACCATCAAATTGCATCACCTGCGTCCCGCACCCGGGGCCAAGACCGATAAGACCCGCGTGGGTCGTGGTGAGGGTTCCAAGGGTAAGACCGCGGGTCGCGGCACCAAGGGCACCAAGGCGCGTAAGAACGTGCCTGCCTCGTTCGAGGGCGGGCAGATGCCCCTCCATATGCGGCTGCCGAAGCTCAAGGGCTTCAACAACCCGTTCCGGGTCGAATACCAGGTCGTGAACGTGGGCGCCATCGCCGAGCTGTTCCCGCAGGGGGGCACCATCGGTAAGGCCGAACTGGTCGAGGCGGGCGCTGTCCGCAAGAACCAGCTGGTCAAGGTGCTCGGCGAGGGGGAGATCTCCGTCGCCGTTCAGATCAGCGCGGACAAGTTCTCCGGCTCCGCCAAGGAGAAGATCACAGCCGCCGGTGGCACCGCCACCGAACTGGGCTGA